The genomic interval GAATGTTTTTCAAGCTTTCAGGTTTTCTGTCTACAGCTAGAAATGTTTCAATAGGTGTGTTCAGACCTGTCAGCTGTTTACGGTTAAATTCATCGACATCTCGATTTGTAGCATACACATGTAGATAACTATCCAGTTCTTCATTGTCAGGTTCTTCTCTACCTTTCAGCGTTTGAAGATCATCTTCAGTGTAGTTACCAGTGCGTATACGGTGAAGTAACTCTGCAAATCTGAGATCGTCCTTCTGTCTCATTATTGTGACTAGCTCTATGAACAGAAAGCAATTCCATAGTTATCCATACAGTCTTGCTACAGCATCTGATACAGTCTtgaatataaatttatgttttactgTCTTCAACTGATACAGATCCCCTAGAACAATTATAGAAACTTCTCCATATAACATTGTAGAGCTCATGATTTCTGTCAATCAATAATGTAGTTGGAGAAAAAGATTACAACCAACCATTGATATTTCATCAACTATCAACAACTGCAGGTGACCTAGCTTtgatcttaatgtatttttttgtcatctccaagtttcatgaagcttTTTGTTTGACCCAGGGGAAGAAGAAATGCTGAATGTAGGGTTCTGCCAGATATGTTATGTGCTGCCGTACCTGTTGGTGCAGTCAGCAGAACATGTACGTCATCGGGGTTCTCCCCTTCCCTCTGTTAAGTTCTGAGCGCCATTTGGTATATTGCTGATATCAGGTGTGATTTGCCTGTCCCTGCATCTCCAGATATAAACGGAAAAAGCTGGTCTGGTCTGTCACTTCCTTGAAGGAATTGAACAGTTTGGTCACACCACTTGGAAACGCTTTGAAATGTATCTCTCTGCTCTGTATTTAGATGTCTAATGTGGCCACGGTAGCGATCTTCAGTTCAGAACCCTGCTCTAATGTCTAAGGAGGATGTATAATTGGCTGATGCAACTGGAAAGTCGGCTGGAATTTGTTGTACATGGCTGTCTTCACTTGGATTCAAGATGGCAAATTGTTCATCTTCAACGACAGTCTGGTCATCTTCATTTTCCTGAACAGTTGATGTAGCAACACTGTCAAATGCATGAAGTGGAGGACCGAATTCTTCGTAGTGTTCAACTGCTTGAGTGATGATATCTACATGATGCTCAATCTCAGACTGGTTGCTTTCAATAACTTCTGTATTTTGCTCATAGTGTTCCTGATATGATGGAAGCTGTAGCAAGTTTTCCTCAACTGACCATGGTAAACATAGGAGTTGTGAATAATAGCATTTCTCAGGTTCTTTAAGTTTGGAATGATGATGGTAGCGTAAAAAAGACTGTTTGGAGTTTTTCATTGTTCCCAAGATCTTGTGTTACTCTATTTAGTCATCGGTTTGTTCAGGGCTTTCATAGTCCGAATCTTGTTgtggaaattattttattttgcgtgtACGTAACAGCAAAATGTGCTAAACACATATCTACCAGCTGTCGAGGTCTGGCTGCATATCTGTCAATGATTGAGGTCTTGAAtatatcttcatcttcatcatccgTGAAAGCAATAGAAGACATGGGCTTGAGAAATGAGACCCTATTTTGTGGCAACTCAGCTGGAACAAACACTGCTGAAAAACTTGATTTGAACAGCGGCAGACTTAGTTACCTATACACAGCTTCTTGCGCACTGATTTCACGGGCATTCAGGAAGTCATTCGCACATGCTTTTAATTACTCTCCCCAGTCCTGGTTATACATTTCCTTGGAAACATTCTTCAAAACTGTTGACATCTCCCTGTCATCCTTAGTGATGTACGAGACCATATATGCTAAGCACGCATATGGATCAAGACAGTATTGCACATCTAGGTTAGCCTGTCAAGCAAGTAGAAGAGAAGGGTTGTATGGGTTGATCCAAATTTCATCTATCTGTCTTTGCAGTACGACTGTTTTTCCCCTTTTGGTTATGGACAGATCATACACATACTGTTTGAGAGTCATCTGTGTCTTCTTAAGTAATTCATCTAATGACTCAAACTTGTTGTCCTTGTCATCCTGCAATGTGTAATGTATATTTGTGAGGATATCTGCGGCTGTTTCCAAGGTAGCTGCTTTAAAGACAAGATCATCATATTCCAAAGCGCAAGCTATCAATGTGTAAGGAGAAGGCAGCTTTGGGAAGTGAAAGCGGCAAATTGTACTCTTTTTCCAACAAGTGTAGGTATGGTGATGCTTTTGCACAGTAGTTTCAAAATTGTGAAGATCTGGTTCATCTTCTTGTGATGGTATCTTGCACGTTATGTACTCGTCAATGAAATCAGCAATCTCTTCGTTTGAATCGGTGGCTTTGGGAGCATTTTCTACCCAAAGTACACAGTGTGCATGGGGTGATCCACGCTGATGAAATTCTATCCTATATGAGTAATGAGTTATCTTACCAAGTGGCTGTGCTGAGCCGAACAAAATGTCATTGAAAAAGCAGTTTAGTCTATGGTCAAAAGGTCTTGCTGTGGTAACTGGGTTTGAACGTAATAATGTTTTCTCTTCCCATGATAAATTTTCAATTTGTTCATTATCAAGTTGTCTTCCTTGCTGTCGCAAAATTGCATCTAGTGTGTCGGCCCATTTGAGATCAGAAAGTGTCAGGAAAAATGTGAAAATTCCAAATGTTTTACTGCGGCAATGTTTGTACATACATTTCTTCCAGTAGGGTGGTGTCCCACGAACAGTCTGTGGAACGTGGTAAGCGTTGTCTTTGAGAATTAGTGATTTTATCTTATCTGGGTCTTTTACAAAACTGGAATCAAT from Dreissena polymorpha isolate Duluth1 chromosome 1, UMN_Dpol_1.0, whole genome shotgun sequence carries:
- the LOC127860188 gene encoding uncharacterized protein LOC127860188 isoform X1 produces the protein MDSASTAIRKSYRALPTENNIDSSFVKDPDKIKSLILKDNAYHVPQTVRGTPPYWKKCMYKHCRSKTFGIFTFFLTLSDLKWADTLDAILRQQGRQLDNEQIENLSWEEKTLLRSNPVTTARPFDHRLNCFFNDILFGSAQPLGKITHYSYRIEFHQRGSPHAHCVLWVENAPKATDSNEEIADFIDEYITCKIPSQEDEPDLHNFETTVQKHHHTYTCWKKSTICRFHFPKLPSPYTLIACALEYDDLVFKAATLETAADILTNIHYTLQDDKDNKFESLDELLKKTQMTLKQYVYDLSITKRGKTVVLQRQIDEIWINPYNPSLLLA